In one window of Helianthus annuus cultivar XRQ/B chromosome 17, HanXRQr2.0-SUNRISE, whole genome shotgun sequence DNA:
- the LOC118488871 gene encoding uncharacterized protein LOC118488871: MTENHDFKAPRPMTNKKGQDPNLYCDFHTDSGHLTDDCYSLRQEIEKALKSSKLSHLVKNVRKETRQLQRHDEGNYKKVRRLETHMVNGPRYSAKEKGKRPYEPSWQEQQVIFPVVRGGPRATRPVVITGSTTDIIYEQCFNQFDEEDKARLEPVDYPLSGFCNEMVFPLGQISFPITLSDGKHSRTSVNFMVMPIKSRHDVLIGRETQGELNMVTSTPHSAIGFPTKTGVAIIYAKKEVMSTEELRPAKAAKVSATEPEKWVLNRKYPEQTVTIGHAISSDIRTRLKQLLFRNMDIFAWTPADMTGVPRNITEHCLNTYPSVEPKVQRRRSLGADKTKAMNDQVCELLKAGILREVRYQSWVANPVMVEKSNGGWRMCVDYTDLNKACPKDCYSLPEIDKKIDSLTPYRWKCFLDCYKGYHQVQMKLEDEDKTAFRTDLGIFCYTKMPFGLKNAGATYQRLMDKTFAGDIGKHIEVYIDDLVLNPAKCSFGMEVGKFLGFIVTNGGFKVNPEKVQAMERMPSPRTIKEMQRLAGRLAALNRFLSNHAAKSYPFISTLHNCVKKQEFKWTPKVETAFQQMKECLIELPTLTAPFEKEPLILYLSSSDKAVGSVLLKPETSGRLAKWAIELGGHNILYRPRPAIKGQVLADFITEVPVDKIKECELIETPEKDTTNETWMLYTDGASNEDDAGAGLRLVSPENHEFTYAIKLDFKNTNNEAEYEAFLASLRLAIKMGAKNLQAHVDSLLIASQVNGVYDANGEVMALYLEQAKELLQQFQSHKVIHINRSENKPTDALSKLASTSFQHLAKDVRIEVLKNPSVLLRQVNVIEMGQPSWMTPIIQYLQEGILLENRAEARKIQNKALHYEMNGGILYRKSFLGPLLRCVDPQDANYLIREIHEGICGIHSGPRMVVAKIMSAGYYWPGMHVDALKEIRKCDSCRRHSPKTLRPKNDLIPVSTAWPFQQWGINMVGPFPEAPGAVKFIIVAADYFTKWVRPKLSLQLQL, from the exons atgacggagaacCATGATTTCAAGGCTCCCAGACCTATGACAAACAAGAAGGGGCAAGACCCCAACTTGTACTGTGATTTTCATACAGACTCAGGGCACTTGACCGATGATTGCTATAGTTTGCGCCAAGAGATTGAGAAAGCGCTAAAGAGCAGTAAGCTAAGCCACTTGGTGAAGAACGTGCGCAAAGAAACTCGTCAGCTCCAACGCCACGACGAAGGAAATTACAAGAAAGTCCGACGCTTAGAGAcccacatggtcaacggaccgaGATACAGCGCAAAAGAGAAAGGCAAGCGCCCCTATGAGCCTTCATGGCAAGAGCAACAGGTCATTTTCCCGGTAGTGCGCGGCGGTCCTCGCGCCACACgacccgtcgtcattaccg GAAGTACAACTGACATCATTTATGAACAGTGTTTTAACCAATTCGATGAAGAGGACaaagcgagactcgagccagtTGATTATCCTTTGTCCggattttgcaacgagatggttttCCCACTTGGTCAGATCAGTTTCCCCATCACACTGTCTGACGGGAAGCATTCAAGAACAAGCGTGAATTTTATGGTGATGCCCATCAAGTCGAGGCATGATGTGTTAATTGGGAGGGAAACCCAAGGCGAGCTAAACATGGTTACTTCAACTCCACATTCAGCGATAGGGTTCCCAACCAAGACGGGAGTGGCAATCATCTACGCCAAGAAAGAAGTAATGTCAACTGAAGAATTGCGCCCAGCAAAAGCGGCGAAGGTTTCAGCAACCGAGCCTGAAAAATGGGTTTTAAACCGCAAATACCCAGAGCAAacagtgacaattggccacgccatttcgtcagacatccGAACGCGTTTAAAGCAATTACTATTCAGAAATATGGATATCTTTGCCTGgaccccggcagacatgaccggcgTCCCACGCAACATAACCGAACATTGCTTAAACACTTACCCTTCTGTTGaaccaaaggtccaaagaaggcgcagcttaGGAGCAGACAAAACGAAAGCAATGAATGATCAAGTATGTGAGCTGCTCAAGGCTGGGATTTTGCGAGAAGTGCGTTATCAGAGTTGGGTCGCGAACCCAGTAATGGTGGAAAAGTCAAATGGTGGATGGCGAATGTGCGTAGATTATaccgatctcaacaaggcatgccctAAAGATTGTTATTCTttgcctgagatcgataaaaaGATAGACTCTCTTACGCCATATAGATGGAAGTGTTTCTTGGATTGCTACAAAGGTTATCATCAAGTCCAGATGAAGCTCGAAGATGAGGACAAGACAGCTTTTAGAACCGATCTTGGAATCTTTTGTTACACAAAGATGCCATTCGGTCTGAAAAATGCTGGCGCAACATACCAACGCTTAATGGACAAGACCTTCGCGGGGGACATCGGAAAGCACATTGAAGTTtacatcgatgatctagtg TtgaatccagccaagtgttcttTTGGCATGGAAGTAGGGAAGTTTTTAGGCTTCATAGTCACAAACGGCGGTTTTAAAGTAAACCCAGAGAAAGTCCAGGCCATGGAGCGAATGCCATCGCCGCGAACAATCAAAGAGATGCAACGGTTGGCCGGCCGCCTAGCTGCGCTTAACCGTTTTCTTTCCAATCACGCCGCGAAGTCGTACCCCTTTATCAGCACGTTGCACAACTGTGTGAAGAAacaagagttcaaatggacccccAAGGTAGAGACAGCTTTTCAGCAAATGAAGGAATGTTTGATCGAGCTCCCTACCCTGACTGCACCGTTCGAAAAAGAACCACTCATACTGTACTTGTCTTCttcggataaggcagtagggtcggTATTACTG AAACCAGAAACGTCCGGGCggttagcaaaatgggccatAGAGCTGGGAGGCCACAACATTTTGTacaggccgcgcccagccatcaAGGGCCAAGTCCTAGctgacttcatcacagaagtccCAGTTGATAAAATCAAAGAGTGTGAGCTGATAGAGACCCCTGAAAAAGACACGACAAATGAGACTTGGATGCTTTATACCGATGGGGCCTCAAATGAGGACGACGCGGGAGCAGGATTGCGCCTTGTGAGCCCTGAGAATCATGAATTTACTTACGCCATCAAGTTGGACTttaaaaacaccaacaacgaggcggAGTACGAAGCATTTCTGGCAAGCTTACGCCTCGCAATCAAAATGGGAGCTAAAAATTTACAAGCACACGTTGattcactcctgatagccagcCAAGTTAACGGTGTATACGATGCAAATGGCGAGGTTATGGCCCTATATCTAGAGCAAGCGAAAGAATTGCTTCAGCAGTTCCAGTCTCACAAGGTAATCCACATCAATCGCTCTGAAAACAAACCGAccgatgccttgagcaagctTGCTTCAACTTCCTTTCAACACCTTGCCAAAGATGTAAGAATCGAAGTACTCAAGAATCCATCAGTCTTGCTGCGACAAGTAAATGTGATCGAGATGGGGCAACCATCCTGGATGACCCCTATAATCCAATATTTGCAAGAGGGGATACTCCTTGAAAACAGAGCAGAGGCAAGGAAGATTCAAAACAAGGCCCTGCATTACGAAATGAATGGCGGTATTCTGTACCGAAAATCCTTCTTGGGGCCactactgcgctgtgtggacccccaagATGCGAACTACTTGATCAGGGAGATCCATGAAGGGATCTGCGGCATCCATTCAGGACCACgcatggttgtcgcgaagattATGAGCGCCGGATATtactggccagggatgcatgtcgATGCCCTGAAGGAGATCCGCAAGTGCGACTCCTGTCGGCGACATTCTCCAAAAACCCTGCGCCCTAAGAACGACCTTATCCCTGTATCCACTGCATGGCCTTTTCAGCAGTGGGGAATCaacatggtgggacccttcccagAGGCTCCTGGCGCCGTCAAATTTATAATAGTGGCCGCCGATTACTTCACGAAATGGGTGAGGCCAAAGCTCTCGCTTCAACTACAGCtatga
- the LOC110924492 gene encoding caldesmon-like: MPFRDWSEPVLKEDLPIPKHERWYQQLTPTPNRVFGENVLVAARMSDQWSPDSKEVPVLKIGDQEAQLYQAAFATFGGSMGVRPLRDDEESWYEQIRGNFMYPVADAFASPPTATEGAQFPKPRPLRSVTSAGKEVVYLSSEESVGSSNGELSPWSNIFAGVLRDLGVDPEEKKKKPLKKKKIVNLDPEVTSKGAGSSRATAGAAGKGTFRLRQSDLKDYVIISDSLKGLSRAAETKTGAVGSKSSGSAGSRNPDAGATPSTAAHEEEEAEEEEEAAEQLISRKRVRSETTTGVASASMVGAIPLVGKTSNLRSLYKFSPEIKKKTPKKGVTFTEPEPKRPKITIKSSQTVGVESAKDKNVAERDVAKAAEAQRKAEERRKKVEEEKKRKAEEDRRSEEAKRKKAEEEKRAEEAKRKKAFDVEKEREQKKAMEKPINDPEFEITKGPERRKEPEVAKPTHPAHTEVIDRTKIISTKGSGRYVSSGASSGGAGGYNPQVIGAKDTLGDIYYKSYTEEERGNAPHQAPWGLRQRDTFQEFGPCRDWFLNSFTPGEVNWQRAKTHESLYRTYVIGEANTRAANHQIVREWRTMVRERADWESYRERMLKRISNFEKSKAAFDEEKAMFDADKKAEEWGREGLKNKLQAAEQQLAKEKAEFKRICEKDNERAFAARNKIVELKAKIVELTAKVEDAQAAQVAKQQIEVELADVKLQLSSKDKDLQAKDVEIAELKRRLNDQVDRCESLEIDLEAEKVKAATAEEARAVNTAALNVAQTNYSEAQGIVDTLVSEAEWMRSRGVVLVANSILNTGELDRAVAALTDAARAVGHRGGYLECAQHVEEVFGQEFDVSHCPVTDQANAELTRAESAYDNLTLPVMDLVVQALKQDDWCQRLKAILDPPITVELSDEEPAGDDGGNDDDDDGADGGNDGDDGDELE; this comes from the exons ATGCCCTTCAGAGATTGGAGCGAGCCGGTGCTGAAAGAGGATCTTCCGATCCCAAAACACGAACGGTGGTATCAACAATTGACCCCTACCCCTAACCGGGTATTTGGGGAAAATGTATTGGTAGCGGCGCGcatgagtgaccagtggtcaccgGACAGCAAGGAAGTGCCAGTTCTGAAGATTGGTGATCAAG AGGCGCAACTGTACCAAGCTGCCTTTGCTACTTTTGGAGGATCTATGGGCGTGCGCCCCCTTCGCGATGATGAGGAAAGCTGGTATGAGCAGATTAGAGGCAATTTCATGTACCCGGTTGCTGATGCATTTGCCTCGCCGCCTACCGCAACCGAAGGTGCGCAATTCCCTAAACCTCGtcctttgcgctctgtgacttctgctgggaaagaggtTGTCTATCTTTCTAGCGAGGAGTCAGTAGGGTCTTCAAACGGCGAGCTAAGTCCGtggtctaacatctttgcaggtgtgttgcgcgacctgggggTTGAcccagaagagaagaagaaaaaacccttgaagaagaagaagatagtCAACTTGGATCCCGAGGTGACCAGTAAGGGGGCTGGTAGTAGTCGCGCAACCGCTGGTGCTGCTGGTAAAGGTACTTTTCGCCTTCGACAGAGTGACTTAAAGGATTATGTGATAATTAGTGATTCACTTAAAGGCTTGTCGCGCGCAGCTGAGACGAAGACTGGAGCGGTTGGTTCAAAGAGCTCTGgaagcgcgggttctcgtaaccctgatGCTGGTGCAACTCCTTCCACTGCCGCGCATGAAGAAGAGGAGgctgaagaagaagaggaggCTGCTGAACAGTTGATCAGCAGAAAAAGAGTTAGAAGCGAGACCACCACTGGTGTGGCTTCCGCGTCGATGGTTGGTGCGATTCCCTTGGTTGGGAAAACGAGCAACTTGCGCTCTCTCTATAAATTTTCTCCCG AGATCAAGAAGAAAACCCCTAAGAAGGGGGTTACATTTACTGAGCCAGAGCCGAAGAGGCCGAAGATTACCATTAAATCTTCCCAGACTGTTGGGGTTGAGTCTGCTAAGGACAAAAATGTTGCTGAGAGGGATGTGGCGAAGGCTGCTGAGGCGCAGAGAAAAGCTGAGGAGCGTCGGAAGAAAGttgaggaagagaaaaagaggaaAGCTGAGGAAGATAGGAGGTCTGAAGAAGCGAAGAGGAAGAAAGCTGAGGAAGAGAAGAGGGCTGAAGAGGCGAAGAGGAAGAAAGCCTTTGATGTGGAGAAGGAGAGAGAGCAGAAGAAGGCTATGGAAAAGCCTATCAATGATCCGGAGTTTGAGATCACTAAGGGTCCTGAGAGGAGGAAAGAGCCTGAGGTTGCGAAGCCTACCCACCCCGCGCATACTGAGGTTATTGATCGCACAAAGATAATTTCTACCAAGGGGTCGGGTCGGTATGTTTCTAGTGGCGCAAGCTCTGGTGGCGCTGGGGGCTATAACCCACAAGTTATTGGGGCGAAGGATACCCTTGGTGATATCTACTACAAAAGCTATACCGAGGAAGAACGTGGTAATGCCCCTCACCAAGCTCCCTGGGGTTTGAGGCAAAGGGACACCTTTCAAGAATTTGGGCCTTGCCGCGATTGGTTCCTAAACTCCTTTACTCCTGGTGAGGTTAATTGGCAGAGGGCGAAGACCCATGAAAGCCTGTATCGAACTTACGTGATCGGGGAGGCCAATACTCGCGCCGCCAATCATCAAATAGTTCGTGAGTGGCGAACAATGGTTAGGGAGCGGGCGGATTGGGAGAGTTATCGCGAGCGGATGTTGAAGCGTATTAGCAATTTTGAGAAGTCAAAAGCCGCCTTTGATGAAGAGAAGGCCATGTTCGATGCCGACAAGAAAGCGGAGGAATGGGGGCGGGAGGGCCTGAAAAACAAACTTCAAGCTGCCGAACAGCAATTGGCTaaggagaaggccgagtttaAGCGCATATGCGAGAAAGATAATGAGCGCGCATTCGCGGCTCGGAACAAGATTGTCGAGCTTAAAGCCAAGATTGTTGAGCTTACTGCGAAGGTTGAGGATGCGCAAGCTGCGCAGGTTGCCAAGCAGCAGATTGAG GTTGAGTTGGCTGACGTGAAGTTGCAGCTGTCAAGCAAAGATAAGGATCTACAGGCCAAGGATGTCGAGATCGCTGAGCTGAAACGCCGCCTGAATGATCAGGTTGATAGATGCGAGTCCTTGGAAATTGACCTTGAAGCGGAAAAGGTTAAGGCTGCCACTGCTGAGGAAGCGCGTGCTGTTAATACTGCCGCTCTCAATGTAGCGCAGACTAACTATTCTGAGGCGCAAGGCATTGTTGATACGCTTGTCTCCGAGGCCGAGTGGATGCGCAGCCGCGGAGTAGTGCTG GTTGCCAATTCTATCCTTAACACTGGAGAGCTAGATCGCGCTGTTGCTGCTCTAACAGATGCTGCGCGTGCAGTAGGTCATCGTGGAGGGTATCTGGAATGTGCGCAGCACGTTGAGGAGGTATTTGGACAGGAGTTTGACGTGAGCCATTGTCCGGTGACCGACCAGGCTAATGCTGAGTTGACGCGTGCTGAAAGTGCTTATGATAACCTTACACTTCCTGTGATGGACTTAGTCGTGCAGGCTCTAAAGCAAGACGACTGGTGTCAGCGTCTCAAGGCCATCCTCGATCCACCGATAACTGTTGAACTATCAGATGAGGAGCCAGCTGGTGATGATGGTGGGAACGATGACGATGACGACGGTGCTGACGGTGGGAATGATGGTGATGACGGTGATGAACTTGAATAG